The following are from one region of the Candidatus Neomarinimicrobiota bacterium genome:
- a CDS encoding UvrD-helicase domain-containing protein, protein MKLDKQQKTAVDHPEKTMAISAGAGSGKTRVLVERYIRIVLDGLAEIDEILAITFTKKAASELKSRVRERLQEVFQSGKGEKKIIAEKALRKIDSAPISTIHSFCQSILKENAIEAGLEPNFRVLDSSESKIMNNEIISRLISNFLRTDDEDELFLIHSIKLNGLYELAHMALNDRYRLNKALETSAELVTDGLYNDTTDRIFENEYNSLSQQPEWINASENLSNCKPTDDSDRLAIIRQIVLNQFESLSEEAGLGRKFELLSSIRDSISLRYGKSALWKKGEKDIVKESLKTIREKIDDFLGVGKAEFQLMHSESIEKLLSGTLKLVGRLHKEFDGVMESMGALDYNGLLFKAMQLLSEQKNIAEQYNSQYKQILVDEFQDTDDIQMEIIRILVSKGKNRPVLFLVGDENQSIYKFRGAEVSNFRKMMKEVGLDKPDYLSTNYRSQPELIEFQNSFFRSLLSDNEGGYENKLGKMESHRKSNGEEQKIQLLMPVLEDDDEATIREKEADILASHILSIVGRKKTETEGDEEKFIEYRDIGILLRKVTQVQTILDKFNDFGIPYYFNTRKGFYDKYEIVDLLNLMRVIEFRRDDYSLASLLRSPIVGLSDNTLFIMGVTGSFTTAFNDGNGELFSEVEKEKFVRAKKIISDLREAKDRLNLSKFIQKIIDEINYIPFLLSSKDGEQKALNVYKLQEIVFRLEEGGVKTFGDLMEKLNRIQNLEISEGEAFSNAEGDDVVAIMTVHSAKGLQFPVVYLPDLNSTVTNKSRLFYYDGSIGFGYRLIHGNRVEIDIIGWSLKKLDKIKDISETRRLLYVSMTRAEDYLFFAGAREKKKETLTSPRKGSWLKEIMEGIGLDSDDETDAVQFNGLTIPIVKELKEVKAADLKKKPVKLSPEILKSTKYIEPIKAKHYPVRITPTVFMKYIECPKKYELSEIFGIEEPDKTESKSGKSEPASGKKFGDLAHKFLSQLKFQEEEFDSLIDKMLRKDEIKGKLEEEYADELKRIVERFRKTEIFRQLQSLPEESIKREENFFIEFDGVIIEGTIDLMYEFNERWNLLDYKTDVVDKDQLNKKLEHYKPQLLLYAKAIKDITNDYPLRTSIFFTRLGVEQELRVNDDSIAQVENQLRDMFTKLGTGDILKNPKSCDNCGYYGNYCKGA, encoded by the coding sequence ATGAAATTAGATAAACAGCAGAAAACGGCGGTAGATCATCCTGAAAAAACGATGGCTATTTCGGCAGGCGCGGGTTCAGGTAAGACAAGAGTATTGGTTGAGCGGTATATCAGAATCGTTTTAGACGGACTCGCAGAGATTGATGAAATTCTCGCTATAACATTCACCAAAAAAGCAGCTTCGGAGCTGAAATCGCGTGTACGAGAACGGCTTCAGGAAGTTTTTCAATCAGGTAAAGGAGAGAAAAAAATAATAGCGGAGAAGGCTTTACGGAAAATTGATTCAGCGCCGATATCAACAATTCACAGTTTTTGCCAATCGATACTGAAAGAGAACGCTATCGAAGCCGGTTTGGAGCCGAACTTCCGGGTACTCGATTCGAGCGAATCAAAGATTATGAATAACGAGATAATAAGCCGTCTGATTTCGAACTTTCTGCGCACTGATGACGAGGATGAATTGTTTCTTATTCATTCAATCAAATTAAACGGTTTATACGAATTAGCGCATATGGCTCTAAATGATAGATATCGGCTAAACAAAGCCCTTGAAACAAGCGCCGAGCTTGTAACTGATGGCCTCTATAACGATACGACAGATAGAATATTCGAAAACGAATACAACAGTTTGAGCCAACAGCCAGAATGGATAAATGCTTCGGAGAATCTTTCTAACTGTAAACCGACCGACGATTCGGACAGACTTGCGATTATTAGACAAATTGTTCTCAATCAATTCGAATCGCTCAGCGAAGAAGCGGGACTCGGCAGAAAATTTGAATTATTATCTTCGATTAGAGATTCTATCTCTCTAAGGTATGGAAAATCCGCCCTGTGGAAGAAAGGAGAGAAAGATATAGTAAAGGAATCGTTAAAAACTATCAGAGAAAAGATAGATGATTTCCTCGGAGTAGGGAAAGCTGAATTTCAGCTGATGCACTCCGAATCGATAGAGAAACTTCTGTCCGGAACGCTGAAGCTGGTTGGAAGACTGCACAAGGAATTTGATGGAGTAATGGAATCAATGGGAGCGTTGGATTATAACGGTTTGCTATTTAAGGCGATGCAGCTGCTCTCCGAACAAAAAAACATTGCCGAACAGTACAACTCACAGTATAAACAGATTCTTGTTGATGAATTTCAGGACACCGACGATATTCAGATGGAAATTATCAGAATTCTCGTCTCAAAAGGAAAAAACAGACCCGTTCTCTTTTTAGTTGGGGATGAAAATCAGTCAATTTACAAGTTTCGTGGTGCGGAAGTATCAAATTTCAGGAAGATGATGAAAGAAGTGGGGCTGGATAAACCTGATTACCTTTCGACAAATTATCGTAGTCAGCCGGAGCTGATTGAATTTCAGAACTCATTTTTTCGTTCCCTGCTATCAGATAATGAGGGCGGATATGAAAACAAACTCGGCAAAATGGAATCTCACCGAAAATCGAACGGCGAAGAGCAGAAAATTCAGCTGCTAATGCCCGTATTGGAAGATGATGATGAAGCGACAATCAGAGAAAAAGAAGCGGATATTCTGGCATCTCATATTCTCTCAATTGTCGGCAGGAAGAAAACAGAAACAGAAGGCGATGAAGAAAAATTTATTGAATATCGTGATATAGGCATCCTTCTGAGAAAAGTTACTCAGGTTCAGACGATTTTGGATAAGTTTAACGACTTCGGCATCCCATATTATTTTAACACTCGAAAAGGTTTTTATGATAAGTATGAAATAGTCGATTTGCTGAATTTAATGCGGGTTATAGAGTTCAGGAGAGATGATTATTCTTTAGCCTCCTTGTTAAGGTCGCCTATTGTTGGTTTATCGGATAACACGTTGTTTATTATGGGTGTTACCGGCAGTTTTACAACTGCTTTCAACGATGGAAACGGCGAACTATTCTCAGAAGTAGAGAAAGAAAAGTTTGTAAGAGCAAAGAAAATTATCAGCGATTTAAGAGAAGCAAAGGATCGTCTCAATCTATCAAAATTTATCCAAAAAATTATTGATGAAATAAATTATATCCCATTTTTGTTGAGCTCTAAAGATGGCGAGCAAAAGGCGTTGAATGTATATAAGCTTCAGGAAATTGTATTCAGGTTAGAGGAAGGCGGAGTCAAAACTTTCGGCGACCTGATGGAGAAATTAAACAGAATACAGAACCTGGAGATAAGCGAGGGAGAGGCGTTTTCTAATGCTGAAGGTGATGACGTGGTGGCTATTATGACAGTTCACAGCGCGAAAGGATTGCAATTTCCGGTCGTTTATCTTCCCGATCTGAACTCAACAGTCACGAATAAAAGCAGATTGTTTTATTATGATGGAAGTATAGGTTTCGGATATCGTCTGATACACGGAAACAGAGTTGAAATTGATATAATCGGATGGTCATTAAAGAAATTGGATAAGATAAAAGATATTTCTGAAACAAGAAGGTTGCTATACGTATCTATGACCCGTGCGGAAGACTATCTCTTCTTTGCCGGAGCGAGAGAAAAGAAAAAAGAGACTCTCACCTCGCCCAGAAAAGGCTCGTGGTTGAAAGAGATAATGGAAGGCATCGGACTCGATTCTGATGACGAAACTGACGCCGTCCAATTTAACGGTCTGACAATTCCTATCGTTAAGGAACTGAAAGAAGTGAAAGCTGCTGATTTAAAGAAAAAACCGGTTAAACTTTCTCCGGAAATCTTAAAATCCACGAAATATATCGAGCCTATCAAAGCTAAACATTATCCTGTTCGGATTACACCTACAGTATTTATGAAATATATTGAATGTCCCAAAAAATATGAGTTGTCGGAGATATTTGGTATTGAGGAGCCTGATAAAACGGAAAGCAAATCCGGCAAAAGTGAACCCGCATCGGGTAAAAAATTCGGGGATTTAGCTCACAAATTTTTGTCTCAATTGAAATTTCAGGAAGAAGAATTCGATTCGCTTATTGATAAAATGTTACGGAAGGATGAGATTAAAGGAAAATTGGAAGAAGAATATGCGGACGAATTGAAAAGAATAGTTGAACGATTCAGAAAAACCGAGATCTTCCGACAACTTCAATCTCTGCCTGAGGAAAGTATCAAAAGAGAGGAGAACTTTTTCATCGAATTTGATGGCGTAATTATCGAGGGCACAATTGACTTAATGTATGAATTCAATGAACGATGGAATCTATTAGATTATAAAACAGACGTTGTGGATAAAGATCAATTAAATAAGAAATTAGAACATTACAAGCCTCAGCTGCTGCTTTATGCGAAAGCGATAAAAGATATTACCAACGATTACCCGCTGAGGACGTCTATCTTTTTTACGCGACTTGGCGTGGAGCAGGAGCTTAGAGTGAATGATGATTCGATAGCGCAGGTTGAGAATCAGCTAAGAGATATGTTTACGAAATTGGGTACGGGAGATATACTGAAAAATCCGAAATCGTGTGATAATTGTGGTTATTACGGAAATTATTGCAAAGGCGCTTAA
- a CDS encoding PD-(D/E)XK nuclease family protein, producing MSAPNQTHSQSKVLISGPARTGKSEQIISRIKEYAESNRKFLLIVPMHDSVTQYKRLIAENSGGLFNSSILSLNELTKKIGQEFNQSPYENAKKYQLHQMVSDIIEEKASAGELKYFNEASKLLGFPAELLKLFGEFIQSMIMPSDLMDLKIGWKQEQKLSEIRALYEQYLGKCDKRKIGDTDLRLSKAVEQLSADNTIFSDYKAIIVDGFYDYIPLQRRLFELLFKKFDDVLATHLYDDNRKTVFKYAESAISLFEGFNSLQPKYSKWGESPIAMIRENIFDEGENISDKAENIPISIIKEPGSRKLTEAIARKVKRLIADESITPSDVGIIFRQGRLFPKLLEQTFNRFGIPVTVNEVLPLSEYQPVCYLKKLLSINPERNIGSDLRSLLTSNYTRIIFSAEEIDTHFILKVMREAGATDDKRSCIKRLDAYLLKSKADYHLSEVDRGRIETAISVIRELFDVFTPPSGLNEGDLYIEYAGKVIDFMGIESVLKQMTDNSELTNRYAFEKSMKMLDALKEYLPERKTKYSDFRNMLFMALDDEKIRDRENLPGGVEVMKVMDARWMSFHTVFICDLSEGVFPVRGHSTGLLSNRIRNLLDKKFSSSLSKDAENIHDEEKLLYYISLARADEQIFLCYSSIDAEGRDVLRSSFLDATEVVYRKIRGQVAVPVQSGSVKKMFDSAYPPASAEELMRAVASAGFIDSDVLISAGVKEESLSRLISMVAARQRQMEKVPSYSGIMDDKTALKLLSELNDDKKDWSATEIERYGKCPFLYLIEKVWNLQIEEEFREEVTPLDKGSFYHDVLKRYYSAVIDGKSDNSLEGNKKLMSISLQSVMKYDKYKMHGIAPILWELSAGEAKEVLNRFVEEDQKKRDDGISPIAVETAFGLKARKNESPYSVETPFILEYEDFSVRLKGRIDRIDANEDFSEYSVLDYKSGSSVPNIESILGGINLQLPLYIEAVKQTILSDKNSEPHSGYYYGLKELRKTFAFNKADDKDWDDIFQVTKNFVGEYVRNIRSGKFLVEPKDCKTPCEWSNLCRFAETSKD from the coding sequence ATGAGCGCGCCTAATCAAACTCATAGTCAAAGCAAAGTTCTAATCTCCGGTCCGGCAAGAACCGGAAAATCCGAACAAATTATCAGCCGGATAAAAGAGTACGCTGAAAGTAACAGAAAATTTCTCCTCATCGTCCCGATGCATGATTCTGTGACACAATATAAGAGGCTTATCGCAGAAAACAGCGGCGGTCTGTTTAACTCATCAATTCTTTCTTTAAATGAATTGACAAAAAAAATAGGACAAGAATTCAATCAATCCCCATATGAAAACGCAAAAAAGTATCAACTCCATCAGATGGTTTCTGACATAATTGAGGAGAAAGCATCAGCAGGGGAACTGAAATATTTTAATGAAGCCTCGAAGCTGCTGGGATTCCCCGCCGAATTACTCAAGCTATTCGGCGAATTCATCCAATCTATGATAATGCCAAGCGATCTTATGGATTTGAAAATAGGCTGGAAACAGGAACAGAAATTATCTGAAATTCGGGCACTCTATGAACAATATCTCGGTAAGTGTGACAAAAGAAAAATCGGTGACACAGATTTACGGTTAAGCAAAGCGGTCGAACAGCTATCGGCTGATAATACCATATTCAGTGATTATAAAGCAATAATCGTGGACGGGTTTTACGATTATATCCCGCTGCAAAGGAGACTATTCGAACTTTTATTTAAGAAATTTGACGATGTACTCGCAACCCATCTTTATGATGACAATAGAAAAACAGTCTTTAAATACGCAGAAAGTGCGATTAGTCTTTTTGAGGGATTTAATAGTTTGCAACCGAAATATAGCAAGTGGGGCGAATCGCCCATAGCGATGATACGGGAAAATATTTTTGATGAAGGAGAGAATATTTCCGATAAGGCAGAAAATATCCCTATCAGCATTATAAAAGAACCCGGCTCTCGTAAATTAACGGAAGCTATCGCCAGAAAAGTTAAACGTTTAATCGCCGATGAAAGTATAACTCCGTCTGACGTAGGAATAATTTTCAGGCAGGGGAGACTGTTTCCTAAATTGCTTGAGCAGACATTCAACAGATTCGGAATTCCGGTAACGGTTAATGAGGTGTTACCGTTATCTGAGTACCAACCTGTCTGTTATCTGAAAAAGTTATTATCAATTAATCCGGAACGAAACATCGGAAGCGATTTAAGAAGCTTGTTGACCTCAAATTATACAAGGATAATTTTCAGCGCGGAAGAAATTGATACCCACTTCATTTTAAAAGTAATGAGAGAAGCCGGAGCTACCGATGACAAGCGAAGCTGTATCAAACGACTTGATGCCTATCTATTGAAATCGAAAGCTGATTACCATCTATCGGAAGTTGACAGAGGGAGAATTGAAACTGCCATATCCGTCATACGCGAGCTGTTTGACGTTTTCACCCCTCCAAGCGGACTAAACGAAGGCGATCTGTACATCGAGTACGCCGGAAAAGTAATCGATTTTATGGGAATAGAAAGTGTACTGAAACAGATGACAGATAATTCGGAACTGACCAATCGCTATGCATTCGAGAAGAGTATGAAAATGCTTGATGCATTGAAGGAATATTTACCGGAAAGAAAAACGAAATATTCAGATTTTCGGAATATGTTATTTATGGCATTGGATGATGAAAAAATAAGAGACAGAGAAAATCTTCCCGGTGGAGTGGAAGTGATGAAAGTTATGGACGCCAGATGGATGAGTTTCCACACAGTTTTCATATGTGATTTATCTGAGGGCGTATTCCCTGTGAGGGGACATTCCACGGGACTTCTGAGCAATCGAATAAGAAATCTCCTGGACAAAAAGTTTTCAAGTTCGTTGAGCAAGGATGCGGAAAACATACACGACGAAGAAAAACTTCTTTATTATATTTCACTCGCAAGAGCAGACGAGCAAATATTTTTATGCTATTCTTCTATCGATGCGGAAGGTAGAGATGTTTTGCGATCGAGTTTTCTGGATGCAACGGAAGTCGTTTATAGGAAGATCAGAGGCCAAGTTGCCGTCCCTGTTCAATCGGGATCGGTTAAAAAGATGTTTGATTCGGCATATCCTCCGGCTTCAGCCGAGGAGTTAATGAGAGCAGTTGCTTCTGCCGGTTTCATTGACAGCGATGTTTTAATTTCAGCCGGTGTCAAGGAAGAAAGTCTGAGTCGTCTGATTTCGATGGTAGCTGCGAGACAACGGCAAATGGAAAAAGTTCCGTCCTATTCCGGAATTATGGATGATAAGACGGCATTGAAATTACTTTCTGAACTAAACGATGATAAAAAGGATTGGTCGGCGACTGAAATTGAGCGATACGGGAAGTGCCCCTTTCTATACCTGATAGAGAAAGTATGGAATCTTCAAATTGAGGAAGAATTCAGAGAAGAGGTAACACCGCTTGATAAGGGTTCGTTCTACCATGATGTCCTGAAGCGATATTATTCTGCGGTTATTGACGGAAAGTCTGATAATAGCTTGGAAGGGAACAAAAAGTTGATGTCAATCTCCCTTCAATCAGTAATGAAATACGATAAATATAAAATGCACGGTATCGCGCCCATATTATGGGAGCTTAGCGCCGGTGAAGCGAAGGAAGTTCTAAATCGATTCGTAGAAGAGGATCAAAAAAAGAGAGATGACGGCATTTCCCCAATAGCGGTTGAAACGGCTTTCGGATTGAAAGCCCGAAAAAACGAGTCTCCTTATTCAGTTGAAACTCCTTTCATTTTGGAATATGAGGACTTCAGCGTTCGGTTAAAAGGAAGAATAGACAGGATTGATGCTAATGAGGACTTCAGCGAATATTCCGTATTGGATTATAAATCCGGAAGCAGTGTCCCGAATATAGAAAGCATTCTTGGCGGAATAAATCTCCAGCTTCCTCTTTATATTGAGGCGGTTAAACAAACAATTCTAAGCGATAAAAATTCAGAGCCTCATTCCGGATATTATTACGGTTTAAAAGAACTTCGTAAAACATTCGCATTTAATAAAGCTGACGATAAAGATTGGGATGATATTTTCCAGGTGACAAAGAATTTTGTGGGAGAGTATGTGAGGAATATCCGTTCAGGGAAATTCCTTGTGGAACCGAAAGATTGTAAAACACCGTGTGAATGGTCCAATCTGTGCCGATTCGCGGAAACATCCAAAGATTGA
- a CDS encoding GldG family protein: MKNYNKYLLIASFPLVILGILLFIVNNVWTVSSVIITSVGAGILLFNLVVKRQMAFAFLGKRSTKYGLNAIIVSFVVLGILVLINFTLFRHSWRIDTTSSGQFSLAEQTVNLLEALDTDVKVYAFQKKLEAGSIEDFLKEYSYHSSSFDYEVIDPDENPELAKSLGVRKYGELVVQSGSREERIQSPSEEGLTNAIIKVTSTKTHKIYILSGHGEKSFELSVDERDSYSLVAGEFSKINYQTESLVLYNQLPVPDDASLVIVAGPKKTLLPTEVEALKFFLESGGSLFILLEPQVNDEGLENMLADLGVLVQNDIVVEQSASFIISGGGLKRNTRVSIEPTAATYGRHRITKNFRLTTAFPTARSLKIDSENKPAEYNLVELFSTSLSSWGETDFQAFQKNEVGFDKNTDNAGPLVLGIVGSVKEEFDVGRFIVVGDSEFASNPYLARASGNKDLFLNMVSWLLEDEELISIRPKDPQDRRIEMSLKQTSVVFWLLVISLPVSILLLGVIIYSKRRR; the protein is encoded by the coding sequence ATGAAAAACTATAATAAGTATCTATTAATCGCTTCTTTTCCATTAGTTATTTTAGGGATATTATTATTCATCGTAAATAATGTTTGGACTGTTTCGAGCGTTATAATTACCTCCGTAGGTGCGGGAATCCTGCTTTTCAATTTAGTGGTAAAAAGGCAGATGGCATTTGCCTTTTTGGGAAAACGCTCCACTAAATACGGTTTGAACGCTATTATTGTAAGTTTTGTAGTGCTCGGAATTCTTGTCCTGATAAATTTTACATTGTTCAGGCACAGCTGGAGAATCGATACTACCTCTTCAGGTCAATTCAGTCTTGCTGAACAGACCGTAAACTTACTAGAAGCTCTCGATACAGATGTGAAAGTATATGCCTTTCAGAAGAAATTGGAGGCGGGCAGTATCGAGGATTTTTTAAAAGAGTATTCCTACCATTCAAGTTCGTTCGATTATGAGGTGATTGATCCTGATGAGAATCCTGAGCTGGCGAAAAGTTTAGGTGTAAGGAAATACGGAGAATTGGTTGTGCAGTCCGGAAGTAGAGAGGAAAGGATACAATCTCCCAGCGAAGAAGGTCTTACAAACGCTATTATAAAAGTCACCAGCACAAAAACACATAAGATATATATTCTATCAGGTCATGGTGAGAAAAGTTTTGAGTTGTCAGTTGACGAACGCGACTCATATTCATTAGTTGCGGGAGAATTTAGTAAAATAAATTATCAAACAGAGAGTCTCGTCCTCTACAATCAATTACCGGTTCCTGATGATGCGTCGTTAGTAATCGTCGCGGGACCTAAAAAAACACTTCTTCCGACAGAGGTGGAAGCTCTGAAATTCTTTCTTGAGAGTGGAGGCAGTTTGTTCATACTGCTTGAACCTCAAGTGAATGATGAAGGTTTGGAGAATATGCTGGCTGATCTGGGAGTGTTAGTGCAAAATGACATTGTAGTTGAGCAAAGCGCATCTTTTATAATATCGGGAGGCGGACTGAAAAGAAATACCAGAGTTTCTATAGAGCCGACTGCTGCAACCTACGGGCGGCATAGGATTACTAAGAATTTCCGACTGACTACCGCATTCCCAACTGCTCGCTCACTAAAAATAGACAGTGAAAACAAGCCGGCAGAATATAATTTGGTCGAATTATTTAGCACAAGTTTAAGCTCATGGGGTGAAACAGATTTTCAGGCGTTTCAAAAAAATGAAGTTGGATTTGACAAAAATACTGATAACGCCGGTCCGCTTGTTCTCGGCATTGTGGGAAGCGTGAAGGAAGAATTCGATGTAGGACGATTCATCGTGGTAGGCGATTCGGAGTTCGCCTCTAATCCATATCTCGCTCGCGCTTCCGGGAATAAAGATTTGTTTCTCAATATGGTATCATGGCTATTGGAGGATGAAGAACTTATTTCTATTCGACCGAAAGACCCTCAGGACAGACGAATTGAAATGAGTCTAAAGCAAACCAGCGTGGTATTCTGGCTATTGGTCATATCACTTCCGGTTTCCATTCTTTTATTGGGAGTGATTATATACTCTAAACGCAGGCGATAA
- a CDS encoding DUF92 domain-containing protein, which produces MNDLYQINNSSLYQWLVFLVLLALLSQKAKFLSRSGLIAAFSVGSIIIATGEKWLFPLILFFVLSSILTRISAFYKKTEKSERSPRTARQVLANGAVAALSAAGYMLFPIPALMILFLGSLAAATSDTWSTEIGAFSGAQPRMLTNFKKVRKGTSGGITFIGSVGGIVGSAALAVSGLIIFDGESLTHYLDSGIRPVFIGGITGNLFDSFLGATLQSKNRCVVCDSVTEENLHCGQPTLHSTGMRLLNNDSVNFLCSLAGGLSAVIFWLLSG; this is translated from the coding sequence ATGAATGACTTATATCAAATTAATAATTCCTCTTTATATCAGTGGCTTGTATTTCTTGTTCTTCTTGCGCTCCTCTCTCAGAAAGCTAAATTTCTCAGCCGCAGTGGGCTTATCGCCGCTTTCAGTGTAGGATCGATAATAATTGCAACAGGTGAAAAATGGCTATTCCCATTGATTCTCTTTTTCGTTCTTTCAAGCATACTTACCCGCATAAGCGCATTCTACAAAAAGACAGAGAAGTCAGAACGCTCTCCGCGCACGGCAAGACAAGTTTTAGCCAATGGCGCCGTGGCTGCGTTATCCGCCGCCGGATATATGTTATTTCCAATTCCGGCGTTGATGATACTATTTCTCGGCAGTCTTGCGGCTGCAACTTCGGATACCTGGAGCACCGAGATAGGAGCGTTTTCAGGAGCTCAGCCACGGATGTTGACGAATTTTAAGAAAGTACGAAAAGGAACATCCGGCGGAATTACTTTTATAGGCAGTGTGGGGGGAATCGTTGGTTCGGCTGCGCTTGCAGTCAGCGGGTTAATTATTTTTGACGGTGAATCCTTGACGCATTATCTTGATTCAGGAATCAGACCCGTTTTTATCGGCGGCATCACGGGAAATTTATTCGACAGTTTTTTGGGAGCAACCCTTCAATCGAAAAACCGCTGTGTCGTTTGCGATAGTGTAACCGAAGAAAATTTGCACTGTGGACAACCTACTCTTCATTCAACGGGTATGCGGTTGTTAAATAATGACAGCGTTAATTTTCTTTGCTCTCTCGCCGGCGGTTTGTCTGCCGTTATATTTTGGCTGCTGTCCGGGTAA
- a CDS encoding RNA polymerase sigma factor, with product MDDDISKGEDLNPDKGFNELVLEYGPRIYGTVRGMVGTHETADDIVQETFLRAYRNFKSFRGDAEIGTWLTRIALNLVYSKSRRKKLFSTTSIEEYVDSIAADNPLPEENIIEKERRIFVESALAELPNKQRAVFVLRMYEDKSFNEIALIMGTSESASRANFHQALNKLKKLASEKK from the coding sequence ATGGATGATGATATATCAAAAGGGGAAGACTTAAATCCAGATAAGGGTTTCAATGAATTAGTCTTGGAATACGGACCACGGATTTACGGCACGGTAAGAGGTATGGTTGGAACTCATGAAACAGCAGACGATATAGTACAGGAGACATTTTTGAGGGCATACAGAAATTTCAAGAGTTTTAGAGGGGACGCTGAAATTGGCACCTGGCTGACAAGAATTGCGTTAAATCTTGTTTATAGCAAATCAAGGCGTAAAAAACTCTTTTCTACAACTTCCATAGAGGAATATGTCGATTCTATCGCAGCGGATAATCCATTACCGGAAGAAAATATAATAGAAAAAGAGAGAAGAATTTTCGTGGAAAGTGCGTTGGCGGAATTGCCGAATAAACAGAGAGCGGTATTCGTGCTAAGGATGTACGAGGATAAATCTTTTAATGAGATAGCCTTGATAATGGGCACAAGCGAGAGCGCATCACGAGCGAATTTTCATCAAGCGCTCAATAAACTGAAAAAATTAGCCTCAGAGAAGAAATAA
- a CDS encoding DUF4340 domain-containing protein, translated as MKFKSTILLVVLLVAGVAAVYFLDYKPGEERKVEEFLDKKFITIEADSITEIEIIVQEEKVSLIKSENIWYISDPIRVKANQNLINTLIRTVSKTDKGRKVSDSSNLTTFGLDPSKVSLKFLSKDSLETGYSIGDESPTGEFVFAKRHNDSGIYTVPKELFTQSNKKLYDLREKNILSLKSNEIHKIFVRRKSFNYDINWDAAKLSYIMAVPATLPIETVKMNAFFSRLTNGQAKEFIDIDLPSHSITGLEDGETSIRLWASDPPRQEILLIGNAVTRDGKPYRYARDASRSAIMLIDSSLAEYLERDPFVFIQKELLTFEKDKVDEIMLTYSGTKIHLTKNDSLWNLISTENLIVDESKVNEFLDNLLSLKATAIENYEPENLNNYGISPLIFYLSISENGELVNSIQAGNSVNDESYILSGKSTAIFRVNSASLEKLKIQKEFFQKKDNSELEET; from the coding sequence ATGAAATTCAAATCCACAATCCTGTTAGTCGTGCTGTTAGTTGCGGGAGTAGCAGCCGTTTATTTTCTGGATTATAAACCGGGAGAAGAACGAAAGGTTGAAGAATTTTTAGATAAGAAATTCATCACTATTGAAGCAGACAGCATTACCGAAATAGAGATAATAGTTCAGGAAGAAAAAGTATCTCTAATAAAATCAGAAAATATATGGTATATCAGTGACCCTATTAGAGTAAAAGCAAATCAAAATCTGATAAACACTCTGATTAGGACTGTCAGTAAAACAGATAAAGGAAGAAAAGTAAGCGATAGTTCGAATCTGACGACTTTCGGGCTGGATCCGTCAAAGGTCTCATTGAAATTTCTATCGAAAGACAGTCTCGAAACGGGATACTCCATTGGTGACGAAAGTCCCACCGGTGAATTCGTATTCGCCAAGCGGCATAATGATTCGGGCATATATACCGTACCGAAAGAACTCTTTACCCAGAGCAATAAGAAATTATACGACCTGAGAGAAAAAAATATTTTATCTCTGAAAAGTAACGAAATTCACAAAATATTCGTCAGAAGAAAATCTTTTAATTATGATATAAATTGGGACGCGGCAAAGCTTAGCTATATCATGGCTGTTCCCGCCACTTTGCCAATTGAAACTGTTAAGATGAACGCCTTTTTCTCAAGGCTAACAAATGGGCAAGCAAAAGAATTCATAGATATTGATCTACCTTCTCATTCTATAACAGGATTAGAGGATGGAGAAACTTCAATCAGGCTGTGGGCATCGGACCCGCCGCGACAGGAAATTCTGCTGATCGGCAATGCTGTCACCCGTGATGGAAAACCATATAGATATGCCCGCGATGCCTCCCGTTCGGCTATAATGCTCATTGATTCAAGTTTGGCTGAATATCTTGAAAGAGATCCGTTCGTGTTTATTCAGAAAGAGTTGCTGACATTTGAAAAAGATAAAGTGGATGAAATTATGCTTACATATAGCGGTACAAAAATTCATCTGACCAAAAATGACAGTTTGTGGAATTTGATTTCCACCGAAAATCTCATTGTGGATGAATCCAAAGTTAATGAATTTTTGGATAATTTGCTCTCGCTCAAAGCAACCGCAATTGAAAATTATGAACCGGAAAACCTGAATAATTACGGAATCAGCCCACTGATTTTCTATCTGAGTATATCGGAAAATGGGGAATTAGTGAATTCCATTCAAGCTGGAAACAGTGTAAACGATGAATCATATATTCTATCAGGTAAGAGCACAGCCATATTCAGAGTTAATTCCGCTTCACTGGAGAAGTTAAAAATTCAAAAAGAATTTTTCCAGAAGAAAGATAATTCGGAATTAGAAGAGACTTAA